The Nitrospira sp. CR1.1 DNA window GCTCGCCCTGCTCCAGCACCATGCGCGCTGCGCCGGCCACCGTTTTCGCCGCCAGCTGTTGCGCGGCCGATCGAGGTAGACCGGCCAAGACTCCGCCGTCTGCAAGTGCTTCAATCATGGCGAACACATAGGCTGGGCCGCTTCCACTCAAGCCGGTCACGGCATCCAGCAGTCGTTCCTCTACTATGACCACCTTGCCCACGGATTCGAACAGACATCTTGCCCAGTCCTGATCCCCGGACGACAATCCCGGCGCGAGACTCATCGCCGTCACGCCCTGGCCGATTGTGGACGGCGTATTCGGCATGGCCCGGACTAATCTGGTCGCAGTAGTGAGACGATCACGCATGCGAGACAAGGGATAGCCGGCAGCGACTGAGATCAACAGGGGGTGCGCTTCAAGCGAAGACGCGAGTTCGGCAAGCACGTCATCGAGCACTTGCGGTTCGACACAGAGCACCACGATGTCAGCCCCCCGGACTGCTGTCTGATTGTCGGCCGTCACCACGACGCCAAAGTTACGACCCAACAGTTCGCGCCTGGAAGCAAGCGGATCGCTGACAACAAGGCAGCCCGGCGTGGTCAGGCCCTCTCGCAACAATCCCGCCAACAATGCCTCGGCCATATTGCCGCCGCCGACAAACGCGATCCGCCGTCCAGTCAACATGGCGCGATTATACGGACGCCGTTCAAGCCGGCGCAACTTGCAACCGCCGGGA harbors:
- the proC gene encoding pyrroline-5-carboxylate reductase, which produces MLTGRRIAFVGGGNMAEALLAGLLREGLTTPGCLVVSDPLASRRELLGRNFGVVVTADNQTAVRGADIVVLCVEPQVLDDVLAELASSLEAHPLLISVAAGYPLSRMRDRLTTATRLVRAMPNTPSTIGQGVTAMSLAPGLSSGDQDWARCLFESVGKVVIVEERLLDAVTGLSGSGPAYVFAMIEALADGGVLAGLPRSAAQQLAAKTVAGAARMVLEQGEHPALLKDRVASPGGTTITGLSQLEQGRLRATLISAVEAATRRSQELGKAESHHL